In Pseudofrankia saprophytica, one genomic interval encodes:
- a CDS encoding thioredoxin domain-containing protein, with protein sequence MANRLADQTSPYLLQHADNPVDWWPWEPAAFAEAASRQVPVLLSVGYASCHWCHVMAHESFEDDTTAAYMNEHFVNIKVDREERPDVDSVYMDVTMALTGHGGWPMTVFLTPTGEPFFAGTYFPPTPRPGMGSFRQVLSAVSSAWDTRREEIESSGADIARKLAEAAEAPVAGGRGPAIRLDGELLDTAVDQLAARFDPRHGGFGGAPKFPPSMVAELLLRHHARTGNERSLGMVALTCERMARGGIYDQLTGGFARYSVDATWTVPHFEKMLYDNAQLLRVYLHLWRTTGDALAARVVRETAAFLLTDLRTPQGGFASALDADAVPPSDSDTDGHPHQPVEGASYVWTPGQLADALGPDDAAWAANLFEVTATGTFEHGSSVLALPADPDDADRFARVRATLAATRAARPQPARDDKVVASWNGLAVAALAEAGALFEEPEWVTAAERAAVLLRDVHLVDGRLRRTSRDGRVGPNVGVLDDYGNVADGFLALHQVTGAVEWLELAGQLLDVARARFRAADGGFYDTADDAPTLLRRPREVSDSATPSGQSAFAGALLTYAALTGSAGHREDAEATIGLLAPLLARDARFAGHAGTVAEALLAGPPEVAVVGRPDLERLARLGTTPGTVVVTAGPLTVDRPEPGVYVCRHFVCERPARTAEEVRRLLGARLPA encoded by the coding sequence GTGGCGAACAGGCTGGCTGACCAGACGTCCCCCTATCTGCTGCAGCATGCCGACAACCCGGTCGACTGGTGGCCGTGGGAGCCGGCGGCGTTCGCCGAGGCGGCCAGCCGGCAGGTTCCGGTCCTGCTCTCGGTCGGATATGCGTCCTGCCACTGGTGCCACGTCATGGCGCACGAGTCGTTCGAGGACGACACCACCGCGGCCTACATGAACGAGCATTTCGTCAATATCAAGGTCGACCGGGAGGAGCGCCCGGACGTCGACTCCGTCTACATGGACGTCACGATGGCGCTGACCGGGCACGGCGGCTGGCCGATGACGGTGTTCCTGACCCCGACGGGGGAGCCGTTCTTCGCCGGCACCTACTTTCCGCCTACCCCCCGGCCCGGGATGGGCTCGTTCCGCCAGGTCCTCTCGGCGGTGTCGTCCGCCTGGGACACCCGCCGCGAGGAGATCGAGTCCTCCGGCGCGGACATCGCCCGCAAGCTCGCGGAGGCCGCCGAGGCGCCCGTCGCCGGTGGCCGCGGCCCGGCCATCCGGCTGGACGGCGAGCTGCTCGACACCGCGGTCGACCAGCTCGCAGCCAGGTTCGACCCCCGTCACGGCGGATTCGGCGGCGCGCCGAAGTTCCCGCCGTCGATGGTCGCCGAGCTACTGCTGCGTCACCACGCCCGCACCGGGAACGAGCGCTCGCTCGGCATGGTCGCCCTCACCTGCGAACGGATGGCCCGCGGCGGGATCTACGACCAGCTCACCGGCGGATTCGCCCGCTACAGCGTCGACGCGACGTGGACGGTCCCGCACTTCGAGAAGATGCTCTACGACAACGCCCAGCTGCTGAGGGTCTACCTGCACCTGTGGCGGACGACCGGCGACGCGCTCGCCGCGCGGGTGGTCCGCGAGACGGCCGCCTTCCTGCTCACCGATCTGCGCACCCCGCAGGGCGGCTTCGCCTCAGCCCTGGACGCCGACGCGGTACCGCCCTCGGACTCGGACACGGATGGCCACCCCCACCAGCCGGTGGAGGGGGCGAGCTACGTGTGGACGCCCGGGCAGCTGGCCGACGCGCTCGGCCCGGATGACGCCGCCTGGGCGGCCAACCTGTTCGAGGTCACCGCGACAGGCACGTTCGAGCATGGGTCATCCGTGCTCGCGCTGCCGGCGGACCCCGACGACGCGGACCGGTTCGCCCGGGTCCGGGCCACGCTCGCGGCCACGAGAGCCGCCCGCCCGCAGCCGGCGCGCGACGACAAGGTGGTGGCGAGCTGGAACGGCCTGGCGGTCGCCGCGCTCGCCGAGGCGGGCGCGCTGTTCGAGGAGCCGGAGTGGGTGACGGCCGCCGAGCGAGCGGCGGTGTTGCTGCGCGACGTGCACCTCGTCGACGGCCGGCTGCGCCGCACCAGCAGGGACGGCCGGGTGGGTCCCAATGTGGGCGTGCTCGACGACTACGGCAACGTCGCCGACGGCTTTCTCGCGTTGCACCAGGTGACCGGAGCCGTCGAGTGGCTGGAGCTCGCGGGCCAGCTGCTCGACGTCGCCCGAGCCCGCTTCCGCGCCGCCGACGGCGGCTTCTACGACACCGCGGACGACGCGCCGACGCTGCTGCGCCGGCCCCGCGAGGTCTCCGACTCGGCGACCCCCTCGGGCCAGTCGGCGTTCGCCGGCGCGCTGCTCACCTACGCCGCGCTCACCGGCTCGGCGGGGCACCGCGAGGACGCCGAGGCCACGATCGGCCTGCTCGCCCCGTTGCTCGCCAGGGACGCCCGGTTCGCCGGGCACGCGGGCACCGTCGCGGAGGCGCTGCTCGCCGGCCCGCCCGAGGTCGCCGTCGTCGGCCGGCCCGACCTGGAACGGCTCGCCCGGCTTGGCACCACGCCCGGCACGGTCGTGGTGACGGCCGGACCGCTCACCGTCGACCGTCCCGAGCCCGGGGTCTACGTCTGCCGGCATTTCGTCTGCGAGCGACCCGCGCGCACGGCCGAAGAGGTCCGCCGCCTGCTCGGCGCGCGCCTGCCGGCCTGA
- a CDS encoding HAD-IIA family hydrolase, with protein MDGVLVHEAQLVPGADRFLASITAAGLGYLVLTNNSMFTARDLQARLRGSGLDIPADRIWTSALATARFLDAQRPGGTAYVAGEAGLTTALHEIGYVLTDRSPDYFVLGETRTYSFETITKAIRLVRDGARFIATNPDPTGPSTEGLLPATGSVAAMITKASGVEPYYVGKPNPLMMRTGLNRLSAHSETTVMIGDRMDTDVIAGLEAGMDTVLVLSGITARADIGRYPFRPTAVVGSVADIQVGQDVRTLTQDVEQV; from the coding sequence ATGGACGGCGTCCTCGTGCACGAGGCGCAACTCGTCCCGGGCGCGGACCGGTTCCTCGCCTCGATCACGGCCGCGGGCCTCGGCTACCTGGTCCTGACCAACAACTCGATGTTCACGGCCCGGGACCTGCAGGCCCGGCTGCGTGGCTCGGGCCTCGACATCCCGGCCGACCGGATCTGGACGTCGGCGCTGGCCACCGCCAGGTTCCTCGACGCCCAGCGCCCCGGCGGGACCGCCTACGTCGCCGGCGAGGCCGGGCTGACGACGGCGCTGCACGAGATCGGGTACGTCCTCACCGACCGCTCGCCCGACTACTTCGTGCTCGGCGAGACCCGGACGTACAGCTTCGAGACGATCACCAAGGCGATCCGGCTGGTCCGCGACGGTGCCCGGTTCATCGCGACGAACCCCGACCCGACCGGCCCGTCCACCGAGGGCCTGCTGCCGGCGACCGGCTCGGTCGCGGCGATGATCACCAAGGCGTCCGGTGTCGAGCCCTACTACGTGGGCAAGCCCAACCCGCTGATGATGCGCACCGGTCTCAACCGCCTCTCCGCGCACAGCGAGACCACCGTCATGATCGGCGACCGGATGGACACCGACGTGATCGCGGGCCTCGAGGCCGGCATGGACACCGTCCTGGTCCTGTCCGGCATCACCGCCCGCGCCGACATCGGGCGCTACCCCTTCCGCCCGACCGCCGTCGTCGGCAGCGTCGCCGACATCCAGGTCGGCCAGGACGTCCGCACCCTGACGCAGGACGTCGAACAGGTGTAG
- a CDS encoding SigE family RNA polymerase sigma factor, translating to MRADGDASFEQFVADCAERLLLSAVLLVGGDWAAGEDLLQGAFERTYRHWGRMNDPKPEAYVRRALVNAATSRWRRLRARVSEVPLLADDDWAANPADQGADPADQLAAHEALIRALRTLPPRQRAVLVLRYFDDLPEADVAATLGCSVGTVRSQTSRGLAKLRGSHHLHGFTPPGRAPAPAPTDGPRADILTNETGETTAAAPAIRRSRGEAR from the coding sequence GTGCGGGCCGATGGTGACGCCAGCTTTGAACAGTTCGTCGCTGACTGCGCCGAGCGGCTGCTACTGAGCGCCGTGCTGCTCGTCGGCGGTGACTGGGCCGCGGGTGAGGACCTGCTGCAGGGCGCGTTCGAGCGCACCTACCGGCACTGGGGCCGGATGAACGACCCGAAGCCGGAGGCCTACGTCCGCCGCGCCCTGGTCAACGCGGCCACCTCGCGATGGCGCCGGCTGCGGGCACGGGTCAGCGAGGTGCCGCTGCTCGCCGACGACGACTGGGCCGCCAACCCCGCCGACCAAGGTGCGGATCCGGCAGACCAGCTCGCCGCGCACGAGGCTCTCATCCGGGCGCTACGCACCCTTCCCCCCAGGCAGCGGGCCGTCCTGGTGCTGCGGTACTTCGACGATCTGCCCGAGGCCGACGTCGCCGCCACCCTCGGCTGCAGCGTCGGCACGGTCCGCTCCCAGACGTCCCGCGGCCTGGCGAAGCTGCGCGGCAGCCACCATCTGCACGGCTTCACCCCACCGGGCCGCGCACCCGCTCCCGCGCCCACCGACGGCCCGCGGGCCGACATCCTTACCAACGAGACCGGGGAAACCACCGCTGCCGCCCCGGCGATCCGGCGCTCCCGTGGGGAGGCGCGGTGA
- a CDS encoding YndJ family protein, with protein sequence MMRTATSFAALPRVSASSVPPVVSAAAPATGLTPYGATLLALLIAIGMLVVMPWGLGLLDLRTLDPLRRLWPLAALPGAVSFLVPRGPVAAALAGVYAAGTVALLAALPEVAGRATDEFTRVEPGFARVESGDAGRDDPRRGRLPAPVRAAMASALVAPVIASSALVATGAGYPLFGYSPTVLALTVAHFHYAGFAAALIAALVCRALPGDPRAGAAAWSVPAGTLVVLAGFFLSDWVELAGAVILTVGLWLAAWLTWRRIRPRGDRLARCLVAVSCAVLPLSMALALSWAVGRAAGLPHLSVTWMIATHGIANALGFAVCALLAWRRLDRPTLATSTPATSREARP encoded by the coding sequence ATGATGCGGACGGCGACCTCCTTCGCCGCGCTGCCGCGAGTGTCCGCGTCGTCAGTCCCGCCAGTCGTGTCAGCCGCGGCCCCGGCGACGGGGCTGACTCCATATGGCGCGACCCTGCTCGCCCTGCTGATCGCGATCGGCATGCTCGTCGTCATGCCGTGGGGGCTCGGGCTGCTCGACCTGCGCACCCTTGACCCGCTGCGCCGCCTGTGGCCGCTGGCCGCGCTGCCCGGCGCGGTGTCGTTCCTCGTCCCGCGCGGCCCGGTGGCGGCCGCGTTGGCCGGCGTCTACGCCGCCGGGACCGTTGCCCTGCTGGCTGCCCTGCCCGAGGTCGCGGGACGCGCGACGGACGAGTTCACGCGGGTCGAGCCCGGATTCGCGCGGGTCGAGTCCGGAGACGCCGGGCGCGACGACCCGCGCCGTGGCCGGCTGCCCGCCCCGGTCCGGGCGGCCATGGCGAGCGCGCTGGTCGCACCGGTGATCGCGTCCAGCGCGCTGGTGGCCACGGGCGCGGGCTATCCGCTCTTCGGATACTCGCCGACCGTCCTCGCGCTCACCGTCGCGCACTTTCACTACGCCGGCTTCGCCGCCGCACTCATCGCCGCCCTCGTCTGTCGCGCCCTGCCCGGTGACCCACGCGCTGGGGCCGCGGCCTGGTCCGTTCCCGCCGGCACCCTGGTCGTCCTCGCCGGGTTCTTCCTCTCCGACTGGGTCGAGCTCGCCGGCGCCGTGATCCTGACGGTCGGCCTGTGGCTGGCCGCCTGGCTCACCTGGCGGCGGATCCGTCCGCGCGGCGACCGGCTGGCGCGCTGCCTGGTGGCCGTCTCGTGCGCGGTGCTCCCCCTCAGCATGGCGCTCGCGCTCAGTTGGGCGGTGGGGCGAGCGGCGGGTCTCCCCCACCTCTCGGTCACCTGGATGATCGCCACCCACGGCATCGCCAACGCACTCGGCTTCGCGGTCTGCGCCCTGCTCGCCTGGCGCAGGCTCGACCGCCCCACCCTGGCGACTTCTACCCCGGCGACTTCTAGGGAGGCACGACCATGA
- a CDS encoding arylsulfatase, whose amino-acid sequence MPPSSRPPAGAPNVVVILLDDLGFAQFGAYGSDIATPAVDRLAAAGLRYNRFHVTALCSPTRAALLTGRNHHAVGMGFLADLPTTDPGYTARIPRSAATLPRLLRDAGYNTMAVGKWHLVPSGERSSAGPFDRWPLGLGFERYYGFLRGDANHWAPELVRDNSYVEPPAGPRDGYHLTEDLADQAVRMVVNQQESAPGKPFFLYFATGAMHAPHHVERSWADAYAGRFDLGWDRWREEVFARQLSSGVVPAGTTLTERPSWVPGWADLSADQRRVFARMHEVYAGFLSHTDAQIGKVVEALERLGVLDNTLLFVMSDNGASAEGGVSGTSNEHTFTHRVVDDLTDNLARLDDWGGRRGYPHYAWGWAWAGNTPFRLWKRYTWLGGTRVPMIVHWPAGIDAGAVQAASGVRGQVGHAIDVLPTVLDACGIELPDSVDGVRQQRIAGASLRPTFTDPAAPSPRTTQYFEMLGSRSIIADGWKATTDHVSEGVIDEERLMEGSRHFDDDRWSLFRLADDFSEAHDVADDHPEVVARLERQWYVEAGANNVLPLYDGMLKRIATLLPRAYPPAQTVVLRPEGGPVSDDSLPLMFGGARIIADVEVPDPAERAAGVLFALGDWTGGFAAYVVDGTLRVAAAIPGADLEVVAGRPLPTGRHWAGLVLRPEPAGGLHVDAVVDGEAVGTIHVDHTLPFVWQHGGTSITLGADRGLPVSEGYDPPFPWTGTLHQVRIDAGSQLPPERDFLRMALQVE is encoded by the coding sequence ATGCCGCCCTCGTCCCGGCCGCCGGCAGGCGCGCCGAACGTCGTCGTGATCCTTCTCGACGACCTCGGTTTCGCCCAGTTCGGCGCCTACGGCTCCGACATCGCCACACCGGCCGTGGACAGGCTCGCTGCGGCTGGGTTGCGCTACAACCGCTTCCATGTGACCGCGCTGTGCTCGCCCACCCGCGCCGCGCTGCTGACCGGCCGCAACCACCACGCGGTCGGCATGGGATTCCTCGCCGACCTGCCGACGACCGACCCCGGCTACACCGCCCGCATCCCCCGCTCGGCCGCGACCCTGCCGCGCCTGCTGCGCGACGCCGGCTACAACACGATGGCGGTCGGCAAGTGGCACCTCGTCCCGTCCGGGGAGCGCAGCTCGGCCGGCCCGTTCGACCGGTGGCCGCTGGGCCTCGGATTCGAGCGCTACTACGGCTTCCTGCGCGGCGACGCCAACCACTGGGCGCCAGAGCTGGTCCGCGACAACTCCTACGTCGAGCCGCCCGCCGGCCCGCGCGACGGCTACCACCTGACCGAGGACCTCGCCGACCAGGCGGTCCGGATGGTGGTGAACCAGCAGGAGTCGGCGCCGGGCAAGCCGTTCTTCCTCTACTTCGCCACCGGCGCGATGCATGCGCCGCACCACGTCGAGCGGTCCTGGGCTGACGCCTACGCCGGCCGTTTCGACCTCGGCTGGGACCGCTGGCGCGAGGAGGTCTTCGCCCGCCAGCTCTCCTCCGGGGTCGTTCCGGCGGGCACGACGCTCACCGAGCGGCCGTCCTGGGTTCCCGGCTGGGCGGACCTGAGCGCAGACCAGCGCCGGGTCTTCGCCCGCATGCACGAGGTGTACGCCGGGTTCCTCTCGCACACCGACGCGCAGATCGGGAAGGTCGTCGAAGCGCTCGAACGGCTCGGCGTGCTCGACAACACGCTGCTGTTCGTGATGTCCGACAACGGCGCGAGCGCCGAGGGCGGCGTGAGCGGCACGTCCAACGAGCACACCTTCACCCACCGGGTCGTCGACGACCTCACCGACAACCTCGCCCGGCTGGACGACTGGGGCGGCCGGCGCGGCTACCCGCACTACGCCTGGGGCTGGGCCTGGGCCGGCAACACGCCGTTCCGGCTGTGGAAGCGCTACACCTGGCTCGGTGGCACCCGGGTGCCGATGATCGTGCACTGGCCGGCCGGCATCGACGCCGGTGCCGTCCAGGCGGCGAGCGGCGTGCGCGGCCAGGTCGGCCACGCGATCGACGTCCTGCCGACGGTTCTCGACGCCTGCGGGATCGAGCTGCCCGATTCGGTCGACGGTGTGCGCCAGCAGCGGATCGCGGGCGCGAGCCTCCGGCCGACCTTCACCGACCCGGCGGCGCCGAGCCCGCGCACGACGCAGTACTTCGAGATGCTCGGCTCCCGTTCGATCATCGCCGACGGCTGGAAGGCGACCACCGACCACGTCTCGGAGGGGGTCATCGACGAGGAACGGCTGATGGAGGGCAGCCGGCACTTCGACGACGACCGCTGGTCCCTGTTCCGGCTGGCGGACGACTTCTCCGAGGCGCACGACGTAGCCGACGACCATCCCGAGGTGGTGGCGCGGTTGGAGCGGCAGTGGTACGTCGAGGCGGGCGCGAACAACGTGCTTCCGCTGTACGACGGCATGCTCAAACGGATCGCTACGCTCCTGCCCCGCGCCTACCCGCCGGCGCAGACCGTGGTGCTTCGACCGGAGGGCGGGCCGGTCTCGGACGACTCGCTGCCGCTGATGTTCGGCGGCGCCCGGATCATCGCCGACGTCGAGGTCCCGGACCCGGCGGAACGAGCCGCCGGGGTGCTGTTCGCCCTCGGCGACTGGACCGGTGGGTTCGCCGCCTACGTCGTGGACGGGACGCTGCGCGTCGCGGCGGCCATTCCCGGCGCGGACCTCGAGGTGGTGGCCGGCCGGCCGCTGCCCACCGGCCGGCACTGGGCCGGGCTGGTGCTGCGGCCCGAGCCGGCGGGCGGCCTGCACGTCGACGCCGTCGTCGACGGTGAGGCGGTCGGGACCATCCACGTCGACCACACGCTGCCGTTCGTCTGGCAGCACGGCGGCACGTCGATCACGCTCGGCGCCGATCGCGGCCTGCCGGTCAGCGAGGGCTACGACCCGCCGTTCCCGTGGACCGGCACGCTGCACCAGGTGCGGATCGACGCCGGCTCGCAGCTGCCGCCCGAGCGCGACTTCCTCCGGATGGCACTCCAGGTCGAGTGA
- the trhA gene encoding PAQR family membrane homeostasis protein TrhA has protein sequence MTRPRMRGWLHAGAFPVSLALGVVAVALPTTLGARLAVGVYAISITALFGTSALYHRTMWSTSRARALMKRLDHSMIFVFIAGTYTPFALLAMPRHIAQPILAVVWGGAALGVVLRMLWLHSPRYLIVPLYIALGWVAVFVFPEVLHTAGVATLTLLVVGGACYSVGAIIYALRRPNPSPTVFGYHEVFHAFTLVAACCHYVALMLAIYR, from the coding sequence CTGACGCGACCGCGCATGCGGGGATGGCTACATGCGGGCGCATTTCCGGTAAGTCTGGCGCTCGGCGTGGTGGCCGTGGCGCTGCCGACGACGCTCGGCGCCCGGCTCGCGGTCGGCGTTTACGCGATCAGCATCACCGCATTGTTCGGGACGAGTGCGCTCTACCACCGGACCATGTGGTCGACCTCACGGGCGCGCGCGCTGATGAAGCGGCTCGACCACTCGATGATCTTTGTTTTCATCGCGGGGACGTACACGCCCTTCGCGCTGCTGGCCATGCCCAGACACATAGCGCAGCCGATCCTGGCCGTCGTCTGGGGCGGGGCGGCGCTGGGCGTCGTCCTGCGCATGCTGTGGTTGCACTCACCGCGCTACCTGATCGTGCCCCTCTACATCGCGCTGGGCTGGGTCGCGGTCTTCGTCTTCCCGGAGGTCCTGCACACCGCCGGCGTCGCCACGCTGACCCTGCTCGTCGTCGGCGGCGCCTGCTACAGCGTCGGCGCGATCATCTACGCGCTGCGCCGCCCGAACCCGTCGCCGACGGTCTTCGGCTACCACGAGGTGTTCCACGCGTTCACCCTCGTCGCGGCTTGCTGCCACTACGTCGCGCTGATGCTCGCCATCTACCGCTAG
- a CDS encoding TetR/AcrR family transcriptional regulator, translating to MAGDDSAKLHDQNDGDHSDGDHHDGERAEDTRGGGAGGDAGRAQPPGRGAATRALILETALASFRGQGYERTTMRGIAQSAGVSLGNAYYYFGSKEHLVQEFYDAIQAGHRRRAAEALRSPDLADRLRRVIHAGIDEMTRYHSFAGSFIKVAIPPGAAASPFSQESTAARDAAIGLFRDVLEGPADRPGAARSKAPGGPLAPDLPELLWLAYLGITLFWVYDTSPGQVRTRRLVDAIAPLIARSIALTRVPVLRSVADDLHALLSELRLPGSRR from the coding sequence GTGGCTGGCGACGACAGCGCGAAGCTTCATGATCAGAACGACGGCGACCACAGTGACGGCGACCACCATGACGGCGAGCGCGCCGAGGACACGAGGGGCGGGGGGGCCGGGGGGGACGCGGGGCGGGCGCAACCCCCCGGCAGGGGCGCCGCGACCCGCGCGTTGATCCTCGAAACGGCCCTGGCCTCCTTCCGAGGCCAGGGCTACGAGCGGACCACGATGCGCGGGATCGCCCAGTCGGCCGGCGTCTCGCTGGGCAACGCCTATTACTACTTCGGCTCGAAGGAACACCTGGTCCAGGAGTTCTATGACGCCATCCAGGCGGGGCACCGGCGGCGAGCGGCCGAGGCGTTGCGGTCGCCGGACCTCGCGGACCGGCTGCGCCGCGTGATCCACGCGGGGATCGACGAGATGACGCGGTACCACTCCTTCGCCGGCTCGTTCATCAAGGTGGCCATCCCGCCAGGCGCGGCGGCCAGCCCGTTCAGCCAGGAGTCGACGGCGGCCAGGGACGCCGCGATCGGGCTGTTCCGGGACGTGCTCGAAGGCCCCGCCGATCGTCCCGGCGCCGCGCGGTCCAAGGCGCCGGGCGGCCCATTGGCGCCGGACCTGCCGGAGCTGCTCTGGCTCGCCTACCTCGGCATCACCCTGTTCTGGGTCTACGACACCTCGCCCGGCCAGGTTCGCACCCGCCGGCTGGTGGACGCGATCGCGCCGTTGATCGCCCGGTCGATCGCGCTGACCAGGGTGCCCGTGCTGCGCTCCGTCGCCGACGACCTCCACGCGCTGCTGTCCGAGCTGCGCCTGCCGGGCTCGCGCCGATGA
- a CDS encoding DUF1990 family protein, with protein MTAGDRPDDDPRPFTYNEVGATRNTSLPAAYHHLLHQVPVASGAAGFRAAADAVLTWQMHRAAGLRVPTSAPRAAPGVAVTSRLGLGPLRISAPCRVVWADDQPDADSAGFAYGTLPGHPESGEESFVLTRDGDDVVWLTIRAFSRPATLLPRLAGPIGPMLQRYLATRFAKALRRLSDATR; from the coding sequence ATGACGGCAGGCGACCGGCCCGACGACGACCCCCGCCCCTTCACGTACAACGAGGTCGGCGCGACCAGGAACACGTCTCTTCCCGCCGCCTACCATCACCTGCTTCACCAGGTGCCCGTCGCCAGCGGTGCCGCCGGCTTCCGCGCGGCGGCCGACGCGGTGCTCACCTGGCAGATGCACCGGGCGGCGGGCCTGCGCGTACCCACTTCCGCGCCGAGAGCCGCGCCAGGGGTGGCGGTCACCTCACGGCTAGGGCTCGGACCGCTCCGGATCAGCGCTCCCTGCCGGGTCGTCTGGGCCGACGACCAGCCGGACGCGGACAGCGCCGGCTTCGCCTACGGGACGCTGCCGGGCCATCCCGAGTCGGGCGAGGAATCGTTCGTGCTCACCCGGGACGGCGACGACGTCGTGTGGCTGACCATCAGGGCGTTCAGCCGGCCGGCGACACTCCTCCCCCGCCTCGCGGGCCCGATCGGCCCGATGCTCCAGCGCTACCTCGCCACCCGGTTCGCGAAGGCCCTCCGCCGCCTATCTGACGCCACGCGCTGA
- a CDS encoding PhoH family protein: protein MPRTHVVDTSVLLSDPRALLRFAEHNVVLPLVVIGELEAKRNHPELGWFAREALRILDDLRIKHGRLDHPLPLETGGTLRVELNHTDPTVLPPGFRVGDNDSRILSVALNLAADGDDVVLVTKDMPLRVKASVVGLDAEEYRALQPVDTGWGGTAELGVSQEDLDRLYAGEHLTLPAAAELPCHTGLVLTAAGGSASALGRVCPDKSVKLVRGDREAFGLHGRSAEQRVALDLLLDPEIGIVSLGGRAGTGKSALALCAGLEAVMERRAHRKVVVFRPLYAVGGQDLGYLPGSENEKMAPWAQAVYDTLGALVSEDVIDHVVERGMLEVLPLTHIRGRSLHDSFVIVDEAQSLERGVLLTVLSRLGAGSRVVLTHDVAQRDNLRVGRHDGVASVIETLKGHPLFAHVTLTRSERSPIAALVTTMLEDLVL, encoded by the coding sequence GTGCCACGAACGCATGTCGTCGACACAAGCGTGCTGTTGTCTGACCCTCGCGCGCTGCTGCGATTCGCGGAGCACAACGTCGTGCTCCCCCTCGTTGTGATTGGGGAGCTGGAGGCCAAGCGAAACCACCCCGAACTGGGCTGGTTCGCCCGGGAGGCGCTGCGCATCCTGGACGACCTACGCATAAAGCACGGGAGGCTTGACCACCCGCTGCCGCTGGAGACCGGCGGCACCCTGCGAGTAGAACTCAACCACACTGACCCGACAGTGCTACCACCGGGGTTCCGGGTCGGTGACAACGACTCGCGCATCCTTTCCGTCGCGCTCAACCTGGCCGCGGACGGCGACGACGTCGTCCTCGTCACCAAGGACATGCCGCTTCGCGTCAAGGCCTCCGTCGTCGGCCTCGACGCCGAGGAGTACCGGGCGCTGCAGCCGGTCGACACCGGCTGGGGCGGAACGGCGGAGCTCGGGGTGAGCCAGGAGGACCTCGACCGGCTGTACGCGGGCGAGCACCTGACCCTCCCGGCCGCGGCCGAGCTGCCCTGCCACACCGGTCTGGTGCTGACCGCCGCCGGCGGCAGCGCGTCCGCGCTCGGCCGGGTCTGCCCGGACAAGTCGGTGAAGCTGGTGCGCGGCGACCGGGAGGCGTTCGGGCTGCACGGTCGCAGCGCCGAGCAGCGCGTCGCCCTCGACCTGCTGCTCGACCCGGAGATCGGGATCGTCTCGCTGGGCGGCCGGGCCGGCACCGGCAAGTCGGCGCTGGCACTGTGCGCCGGCCTCGAAGCGGTGATGGAGCGCCGCGCGCATCGCAAGGTCGTCGTCTTCCGCCCGCTCTACGCCGTCGGCGGTCAGGATCTCGGCTACCTGCCCGGCAGCGAGAACGAGAAGATGGCGCCCTGGGCGCAGGCGGTCTACGACACCCTCGGCGCACTGGTCTCCGAGGACGTCATCGACCACGTCGTCGAACGCGGAATGCTCGAGGTGCTGCCGCTGACGCACATCCGCGGCCGCTCGCTGCACGACTCGTTCGTGATCGTCGACGAGGCGCAGTCGCTGGAGCGCGGTGTGCTGCTGACCGTGCTCTCCCGACTGGGTGCCGGTTCCCGGGTGGTGCTCACGCACGACGTGGCGCAGCGCGACAACCTGCGCGTCGGCCGGCACGACGGCGTCGCGTCGGTGATCGAGACGCTCAAGGGCCACCCGCTGTTCGCGCACGTCACGCTGACCCGCTCCGAGCGCTCGCCCATCGCCGCACTGGTCACGACGATGCTGGAGGACCTCGTCCTATAA